A section of the Candidatus Deferrimicrobiaceae bacterium genome encodes:
- a CDS encoding flagellar biosynthesis anti-sigma factor FlgM, translating to MKSPGSDGKRGDGPGPAGKKSPREKRVDLLKGKVEKGIFRVKPKKVADKMVEDAVRTIRSRRGSR from the coding sequence GTGAAAAGCCCGGGTTCAGACGGGAAAAGGGGAGACGGGCCGGGTCCGGCGGGGAAGAAGTCGCCCCGCGAGAAACGGGTCGACCTCCTCAAGGGGAAGGTGGAAAAGGGGATCTTCCGCGTGAAGCCGAAGAAGGTCGCGGACAAGATGGTGGAGGACGCCGTCCGCACGATACGCTCCCGGCGAGGGTCGAGGTAG
- a CDS encoding metallopeptidase family protein: MRTAFEKVLRQAIDDLPGMFREALRNVAIVVEERPPDWLLEELDIPPGETLYGFYHGIPLPERSVLDSGNLPDKISVYRGPLEEDFRDRGELVRQIRMTLLHEIGHYFGMDEEDLARLGYE; encoded by the coding sequence GTGCGCACCGCTTTCGAGAAGGTTCTCCGGCAGGCGATCGACGACCTTCCCGGGATGTTCCGCGAAGCGCTCCGGAACGTGGCGATCGTGGTGGAGGAGCGCCCCCCGGACTGGCTTCTCGAGGAACTCGACATTCCGCCGGGGGAGACGCTCTACGGGTTCTACCACGGCATTCCGCTGCCCGAACGGTCCGTTCTGGACTCCGGGAACCTGCCTGACAAGATCTCCGTCTACCGGGGGCCTCTCGAGGAGGATTTCCGCGATCGCGGGGAACTCGTCCGCCAGATCCGGATGACCCTCCTCCACGAAATCGGGCACTATTTCGGAATGGACGAGGAGGACCTGGCCCGGCTCGGCTACGAGTGA
- a CDS encoding FliA/WhiG family RNA polymerase sigma factor: MGSNLALRTTERLPEKPPPISDREALVNEFLPGIRYHASIMKLRLPPNVEMDDLVSSGVVGLLDAAVKFDSTRGIKFKTYAEFRIRGSMLDYLREMDWFSRAARQNANRLENAYARLESLLGRPPLEEEVAKEMKISITELRKQLALFSGLSVFSLDEPEDEYSVGNTAVQRILTEAAKNDERKDSILRDLREVLGKAIDLLPDREKQLIALYYYEELTMKEIGAIFALGEPRICQLHSQAVLRLRGKLKSRLER; encoded by the coding sequence ATGGGAAGCAACCTCGCTCTCCGAACCACGGAACGTCTCCCCGAGAAGCCCCCGCCTATCTCCGACCGGGAGGCCCTGGTGAACGAATTCCTGCCGGGAATCCGATACCATGCCAGCATCATGAAACTCCGGCTCCCGCCGAACGTCGAGATGGATGACCTCGTGAGCTCGGGGGTCGTGGGACTGCTGGACGCCGCCGTGAAGTTCGACTCCACCCGGGGGATCAAGTTCAAGACGTACGCCGAGTTCCGCATCCGTGGTTCCATGCTCGACTACCTCCGCGAGATGGACTGGTTTTCCCGCGCCGCGAGGCAGAACGCGAACCGGCTGGAGAACGCCTACGCGCGGCTCGAGTCCCTCCTGGGCCGCCCTCCCCTGGAGGAGGAAGTCGCGAAGGAGATGAAGATCTCGATCACGGAGCTTCGGAAACAGCTGGCGCTCTTTTCCGGCCTCTCCGTCTTCTCGCTGGACGAACCCGAGGACGAGTACAGCGTGGGCAACACCGCCGTCCAGAGGATCCTGACCGAGGCCGCCAAGAACGACGAGAGGAAGGACAGCATCCTCCGGGACCTCAGGGAGGTGCTCGGCAAGGCGATCGACCTTCTGCCGGATCGGGAGAAGCAGCTGATCGCGCTGTACTATTACGAAGAGCTCACGATGAAGGAGATCGGCGCGATCTTCGCCCTGGGCGAGCCGAGGATCTGCCAGCTGCACTCGCAGGCCGTCCTTCGGC
- a CDS encoding sigma-54 dependent transcriptional regulator: MKKSLLIAEDDENILELLLNVFSRPDLHVFPARSGAEAMDQIDQHDIDVVLTDLVMPGGDGLAVLSHAKKALVHCEVILMTGYGTVENAVQAMKLGAFHYITKPFKVVEVVHLVDRALEMTEMKKENIHLKQQAIGRYQFENIIGISEPIRQVLSLVTKVAGSGSTILILGESGTGKELIARAIHYNSSRADRMLVPVNCSAIPADLLESELFGHVRGAFTGAHVARTGRFETAHRGTIFLDEIGEMSPPLQAKILRVLQEQSFTPVGGTTPVNVDVRVIAATNKDLEKEIAARRFRQDLYFRLHVIPIHLPPLRERTDDIPVLAEHFLGKYAPAGGRRVQGFRPDAMEAMKRYAWPGNVRELENLVERLVILSRGAWLEKKDLPPAMVRDGDRSAGEAGEKLRIESLDFRKAKEEFENGLIRQALSLSGGNRKKAATLLGLKRTTLLEMLKRKGLNGP, from the coding sequence ATGAAAAAATCCCTTCTGATTGCGGAAGATGACGAAAATATCCTCGAGCTTCTTCTGAACGTCTTCTCCCGGCCGGATCTTCATGTTTTCCCCGCCCGCTCCGGAGCCGAGGCGATGGACCAAATCGACCAGCACGACATCGATGTCGTCCTGACGGACCTCGTCATGCCGGGAGGGGACGGGCTCGCGGTCCTTTCCCACGCGAAAAAGGCTCTCGTCCACTGCGAGGTCATCCTGATGACGGGGTACGGCACGGTGGAGAACGCCGTCCAGGCCATGAAGCTCGGCGCCTTTCACTACATCACGAAACCGTTCAAGGTGGTGGAAGTCGTCCATCTCGTGGACCGGGCACTCGAGATGACGGAGATGAAGAAGGAGAACATCCATCTCAAGCAGCAGGCCATCGGGCGCTACCAGTTCGAAAACATCATCGGGATCAGCGAGCCGATCCGCCAGGTGCTGTCCCTGGTCACGAAAGTGGCGGGGAGCGGCTCGACCATCCTCATCCTGGGGGAGAGCGGTACGGGGAAGGAACTCATCGCCCGGGCCATCCACTACAACAGCAGCCGGGCCGACCGGATGCTCGTCCCCGTCAACTGTTCCGCCATCCCCGCCGACCTTCTGGAAAGCGAGCTGTTCGGGCACGTGCGAGGCGCCTTCACCGGGGCCCATGTCGCAAGGACCGGCCGGTTCGAAACGGCGCATCGGGGAACGATCTTCCTCGACGAGATCGGGGAGATGAGTCCGCCCCTCCAGGCGAAGATCCTCCGGGTGCTCCAGGAACAGTCGTTCACCCCGGTGGGGGGAACAACGCCGGTGAACGTGGACGTCCGCGTCATCGCGGCGACGAACAAGGACCTCGAGAAGGAAATCGCCGCGCGCCGGTTCCGGCAGGACCTGTACTTCCGTCTCCACGTCATCCCCATCCACCTCCCTCCCCTGAGAGAGCGCACGGACGACATCCCGGTTCTGGCCGAGCATTTCCTCGGGAAATACGCCCCGGCGGGCGGGCGAAGGGTCCAGGGATTCCGGCCGGACGCGATGGAGGCCATGAAGCGATACGCCTGGCCCGGGAACGTGAGGGAACTGGAGAACCTGGTGGAGCGCCTGGTCATCCTGTCCCGGGGCGCCTGGCTCGAGAAGAAAGACCTCCCGCCGGCGATGGTCCGGGACGGGGACCGATCCGCAGGGGAGGCCGGGGAGAAGCTGCGGATCGAGTCGCTCGATTTCAGGAAGGCGAAGGAGGAATTCGAAAACGGCCTCATCCGGCAGGCGCTCTCCCTTTCCGGGGGGAACCGGAAGAAGGCGGCGACCCTCCTCGGACTGAAAAGGACGACGCTACTCGAAATGCTCAAACGCAAGGGGCTGAATGGCCCATAA
- the hisC gene encoding histidinol-phosphate transaminase, which yields MKIPFRRNIARMEGYLPGEQPQDRGFIKLNTNENPYPPSPAVLRAVRTEADASLRLYPDPDSTRLRRQAALTYGFDLSRVIAGNGSDELLAMIARAFVGEGDTLCCPTPTYTLYDTLIRVQGGRIAGVPYPEDYSLPSGLAARRAKVTIVASPNSPSGTSVPTAVLADLADRVPGVLVIDEAYADFADETALSLAREKKNVIVLRTLSKSFSLAGMRIGLGFAHPAILEGLNKVRDSYNLGRLAIAAGEVALKDIGWMEKNAAKIRKTRATLLAALPALGFSPFPSQSNFVLARRLRGRSARPVYEELKRRKILVRYFDTPRLAGSLRITVGTDGEIGTLLASLGEML from the coding sequence ATGAAGATCCCGTTCCGCAGAAACATCGCCAGGATGGAGGGGTATCTGCCCGGGGAGCAGCCCCAGGACCGGGGGTTCATCAAGCTCAACACGAACGAGAACCCGTATCCTCCCTCCCCCGCGGTCCTGCGGGCCGTGCGGACGGAGGCGGACGCCTCGCTCCGGCTGTATCCGGACCCGGACTCGACGAGGCTTCGGAGGCAGGCCGCCCTGACCTACGGGTTCGATCTCTCCCGGGTGATCGCGGGGAACGGCTCGGACGAATTGCTCGCGATGATCGCCCGCGCATTCGTCGGAGAGGGGGACACGCTGTGCTGCCCCACGCCGACGTATACGCTCTACGATACGCTGATCCGGGTACAGGGGGGGAGGATCGCGGGGGTTCCCTACCCCGAGGACTACTCCCTTCCGTCGGGTCTGGCGGCAAGACGGGCAAAGGTCACGATCGTCGCCAGCCCCAATTCCCCCTCGGGAACGTCGGTCCCGACCGCCGTCCTGGCCGATCTCGCCGACCGGGTGCCGGGAGTGCTCGTCATCGACGAGGCGTACGCGGACTTCGCCGACGAGACGGCCCTTTCCCTCGCCCGGGAGAAGAAGAACGTGATCGTGCTCCGCACGCTCTCCAAATCGTTCTCCCTGGCCGGAATGCGGATCGGCCTCGGGTTCGCCCACCCCGCCATCCTCGAGGGATTGAACAAGGTGCGGGACTCCTACAACCTCGGCCGCCTGGCGATCGCCGCCGGGGAGGTCGCGCTGAAGGACATCGGGTGGATGGAGAAAAACGCCGCGAAGATCCGCAAGACCCGGGCGACGCTCCTCGCCGCGCTCCCGGCCCTCGGGTTTTCCCCTTTTCCCTCGCAGAGCAACTTCGTTCTCGCGAGACGTCTCCGGGGGAGGTCCGCACGGCCGGTCTACGAGGAATTGAAGCGCAGGAAGATCCTCGTCCGATACTTCGACACGCCCCGTCTCGCCGGGTCCCTGCGCATCACGGTGGGGACCGATGGGGAGATCGGAACGCTCCTCGCGTCCCTGGGGGAGATGCTATAG